The following nucleotide sequence is from Kiloniellales bacterium.
GCTGCAGAACAACGGGCACGGCGCCATCCTGAGCAACGCAGTCGCCGTTGAGATCACGATGAACCCCGGGCCGGCGCCTTGAGGCTCCCTCCCGCCTTCGGTCGGAGATCCGCACAGGCGCAGACGGGCCCAGCGAGCTTGGACATGAAGTCGAGCAGAGCTTTCCTCTACACCTTGGTCGCCGTGGCTCTTTGTACTGCTCTGGTCCCGGGCTCTGGGGCAAAGGCCGGTTCCGTTTCCATCGAATCGACCGGCGGCAGCTTCAACGTCAAGGTCGCGAGCGTGCGCGAGGCCCGTTTCAAGAATGTCGTCAAGCAGCAGTACGACTTCAGCTGCGGTGCGGCGGCGGTCGCCACGGTGATGACCTATCACTACGAGCGGCCGATCGAGGAGGCCGAGGTGTTCTCCGCCATGTTCGAGGCCGGGGACAAGGAGAAGATTCAGCAGGTGGGCTTCTCACTTCTGGACATGAAGAACTACCTGGAAACCCAGGGCTACCGCGCCAACGGCTACGAGGTTCCGCTCGACAAGCTGGTCGAGGCGCAGATCCCGGGGATCGCGTTGATCAACA
It contains:
- a CDS encoding C39 family peptidase, whose product is MKSSRAFLYTLVAVALCTALVPGSGAKAGSVSIESTGGSFNVKVASVREARFKNVVKQQYDFSCGAAAVATVMTYHYERPIEEAEVFSAMFEAGDKEKIQQVGFSLLDMKNYLETQGYRANGYEVPLDKLVEAQIPGIALINTRGYMHFVVVKGVTADHVLVADPAMGNRVYPREDFEAMWNGIVFVILDDDEIAAAHFNQERDWRVRAKPPVDLVRRMRDESGYFSLTLPRQNYF